A genomic window from Methanobacterium sp. BRmetb2 includes:
- the cobK gene encoding precorrin-6A reductase, with product MSKTKDASIMVMSGTKDAYDIIKRLSQLNKFKILATTTTEYGAKIAKDSGADEVIEGGLDQEEMEQVLKNNDIKTVVDATHPFASNATKNAINAAHKEKVTYIRFERPKLKKMKNKHIYTAKSFEEAVKIVLGLLESSSGDEKIMHLAGVSNLEYILKKIDRKKVYVRVLPVLDSINKCLDLGLSQENIIAMQGTFSKEFNMALMKEYGVSLMITKESGLTGGTPSKISAALELGLDVVIIERPEIGGLSEEKVFNDINHLVNHLIK from the coding sequence ATGTCTAAAACAAAAGATGCATCAATTATGGTAATGTCTGGAACCAAAGATGCATACGACATTATAAAAAGGTTGTCCCAACTTAACAAATTCAAGATTCTGGCCACCACCACCACAGAATATGGGGCAAAAATTGCAAAGGATTCAGGAGCAGACGAAGTAATAGAAGGCGGATTAGATCAAGAAGAAATGGAACAAGTGCTAAAAAATAACGATATCAAAACCGTGGTAGATGCAACACATCCTTTTGCTTCAAATGCTACAAAAAACGCCATAAATGCTGCTCACAAAGAAAAAGTAACATATATACGTTTTGAAAGGCCTAAACTGAAAAAAATGAAAAATAAACATATTTATACTGCTAAATCCTTTGAAGAAGCTGTTAAAATAGTCTTAGGTTTACTTGAAAGTTCCTCTGGTGACGAAAAAATAATGCACTTAGCTGGTGTTTCAAATCTGGAATATATACTAAAAAAAATTGATAGAAAAAAGGTATATGTAAGGGTGCTACCTGTGCTGGATTCAATAAATAAATGTCTAGATCTCGGTTTAAGCCAGGAAAATATAATTGCAATGCAGGGGACATTTTCAAAGGAATTTAACATGGCTTTAATGAAAGAATATGGAGTATCCCTTATGATCACAAAAGAAAGTGGTTTAACTGGAGGTACTCCCTCTAAAATTAGTGCGGCTCTAGAACTAGGTTTAGATGTAGTGATTATAGAAAGGCCAGAAATTGGGGGACTCAGTGAAGAAAAAGTTTTTAATGATATTAACCACTTAGTAAACCATTTGATAAAATAG
- a CDS encoding molybdopterin molybdenumtransferase MoeA, whose amino-acid sequence MGTEFLSIKDPAEVKKLINNLPIKRKTEKVPVKDAYQRVLAEDVYSQINLPPFNRASMDGYAVIAEDTFIASEEKPVKLKLVEIVKAGTIPKKKMESGECIEVATGAPMPSNATGLAMIEFTERKNDEIYIYEATPPGQYIAKEGTDLKKDEIILSKGKLLTSDKIGVLSAAGIKEVTVYFKPRIAVISTGNELIGPDERMEYGKIYDINSETISNSVRSCGCLPIKAGITKDNYSDLSAKINEYLDADLIITSGGTSAGTGDVLRQVLDDMGEVFVHGIGVKPGKPAIVGKIQDKIIFGLPGYPVSAFIVFNVFVAPFLRKMAAVPNIQKNDVLELKISRRYHSSKGREQYVLVQIEDDLAHPIMKDSGAIKALADADGYFKIPKNVEIVDEGSMIKVESFSQLAP is encoded by the coding sequence ATGGGAACAGAATTTTTAAGTATTAAAGACCCGGCAGAAGTAAAAAAACTCATAAATAATCTTCCAATTAAAAGAAAAACTGAAAAAGTCCCAGTTAAAGACGCTTATCAACGGGTGCTGGCTGAGGATGTTTATTCACAAATAAATTTACCGCCCTTCAACAGAGCTTCTATGGATGGTTACGCAGTTATTGCAGAGGATACATTCATTGCAAGTGAGGAAAAACCCGTAAAATTAAAATTAGTAGAAATAGTAAAGGCTGGAACTATTCCCAAGAAAAAAATGGAGAGCGGAGAATGTATTGAGGTAGCTACAGGAGCGCCAATGCCCTCCAATGCTACAGGATTGGCTATGATTGAATTTACTGAAAGAAAAAATGATGAAATTTATATTTATGAAGCCACTCCTCCTGGTCAATACATTGCCAAAGAAGGGACTGATCTTAAAAAAGATGAAATAATCTTATCCAAAGGCAAACTGCTAACCTCAGATAAAATAGGTGTTTTAAGTGCTGCAGGCATAAAAGAAGTTACAGTTTACTTTAAGCCTAGAATTGCTGTCATTTCTACAGGCAATGAATTGATTGGTCCTGATGAAAGGATGGAGTATGGAAAAATATATGATATTAATTCTGAGACCATCTCAAATTCAGTAAGATCATGTGGTTGTCTGCCTATAAAAGCAGGAATCACTAAAGATAATTATAGTGATTTATCTGCTAAAATAAATGAATATTTAGATGCAGATTTGATTATAACTTCTGGAGGAACATCTGCAGGTACAGGGGATGTACTTAGACAAGTTTTAGATGATATGGGTGAAGTATTTGTACATGGGATTGGTGTGAAACCTGGAAAACCTGCAATTGTTGGTAAAATTCAGGATAAAATAATTTTTGGCTTACCAGGGTATCCCGTATCGGCTTTCATAGTCTTTAATGTATTTGTTGCGCCTTTTTTAAGAAAAATGGCTGCTGTTCCCAATATACAAAAAAATGATGTTTTAGAACTTAAAATTTCAAGAAGATATCACTCTTCTAAGGGTAGGGAACAATATGTTTTAGTACAGATTGAAGATGATCTAGCTCACCCCATCATGAAAGATTCTGGTGCAATAAAGGCACTTGCCGATGCAGATGGTTATTTTAAAATACCTAAGAATGTTGAAATAGTTGATGAAGGAAGTATGATTAAAGTGGAAAGTTTTAGTCAGTTAGCTCCTTAA
- the eif1A gene encoding translation initiation factor eIF-1A has protein sequence MKRGDNTNQGVRRVRTPRRGEIPGVVEQILGHGKLKVRCADGKIRLGRIPGKMKKRIWIREGDVVLVKPWDFQSDEKADVIWRYTRTESNWLEKRGFLNL, from the coding sequence TTGAAGAGAGGAGATAATACTAATCAAGGCGTAAGAAGAGTGAGAACCCCCCGCAGGGGAGAAATACCTGGAGTGGTTGAACAAATATTGGGCCATGGTAAATTGAAAGTTAGATGTGCTGACGGCAAAATAAGGCTGGGAAGAATTCCAGGAAAGATGAAAAAAAGGATTTGGATAAGGGAAGGTGACGTGGTTCTCGTTAAACCATGGGACTTCCAGAGTGATGAGAAAGCGGATGTTATTTGGAGATACACCCGTACCGAGTCTAACTGGCTTGAAAAAAGAGGTTTTTTAAATCTTTAA
- a CDS encoding serine/threonine protein kinase, with the protein MNSKVSKADADLRKMLAEKRIKSIEDKRVGSEVFDQQTLETLYKLAKMGYINQLYGVISTGKEANVFKGIDDDGNFVAVKIYRITTSDFKKMKNYIQGDPRFRVRTSNKRQLVNAWVTKEYRNLKRARGVGVKVPTPMIAKNNVLIMEFIGDDEGNPALPMQEVSLSKPDEVLNKVIKYIKMLYKDAKLVHGDLSGFNILINQDEPVIIDISQGMVTDHPMAKELLDRDIDNIVRDFNKMGISITKDEIKAEIMD; encoded by the coding sequence ATGAATTCAAAAGTTTCCAAAGCAGATGCTGATTTAAGAAAAATGCTCGCTGAAAAACGAATCAAAAGTATTGAAGATAAGAGAGTTGGTAGTGAAGTATTTGACCAGCAGACTTTAGAAACTTTATATAAACTGGCAAAAATGGGATACATAAATCAGTTATATGGCGTTATCAGCACTGGAAAAGAAGCTAATGTATTTAAAGGTATTGACGATGATGGTAACTTTGTAGCCGTTAAGATCTATCGAATTACTACCTCTGATTTTAAAAAAATGAAAAATTATATTCAGGGAGACCCCCGATTCCGTGTTAGAACATCCAACAAACGTCAACTAGTAAATGCGTGGGTTACTAAAGAATATCGAAATCTTAAAAGAGCCCGGGGTGTGGGAGTTAAAGTTCCAACGCCCATGATAGCCAAAAATAATGTACTGATCATGGAATTTATTGGGGATGACGAAGGAAATCCTGCACTACCTATGCAAGAAGTATCCCTTTCTAAACCAGATGAAGTGTTAAATAAAGTAATCAAATACATCAAAATGTTATATAAAGACGCTAAATTAGTTCATGGCGATTTATCTGGTTTTAATATTTTGATTAACCAGGATGAACCCGTTATAATTGATATATCCCAGGGCATGGTTACAGATCATCCTATGGCTAAAGAGCTTTTAGATAGAGATATTGATAATATAGTACGAGATTTTAACAAAATGGGTATTTCAATTACTAAAGATGAAATTAAAGCAGAAATTATGGATTAA
- a CDS encoding RNA-processing protein (similar to yeast Dim2p protein that is essential for 40S ribosomal subunit; structural studies show binding to 3' end of 16S rRNA in complex with archaeal IF2 alpha) yields MPNTEYLKIPRERVAVVIGKEGIVKQELEKLTHTQINIESETGSISLSPTPEMDDPLSIWKTRNIVRAIGRGFSPEIALKLLDDNYLFDVIRLPDFVGKSKKAMKRQKGRIIGKEGRTREIIKEMTDTDVSVYGKTVSLIGDMEKIMIAKEAIEMILQGIRHKTVYAFLEKKRHEFKLREFQKTVSPE; encoded by the coding sequence ATGCCTAACACTGAATATCTCAAAATACCTAGAGAGCGAGTAGCAGTAGTTATTGGAAAGGAAGGTATTGTTAAACAAGAACTTGAAAAACTTACCCATACCCAGATAAACATTGAAAGTGAAACAGGCAGCATATCACTTTCTCCCACACCAGAAATGGATGATCCTCTTTCAATATGGAAAACAAGGAATATTGTTCGGGCTATTGGAAGAGGATTCAGCCCAGAGATTGCTCTCAAACTTCTTGATGATAATTATCTATTCGATGTAATCAGGTTACCTGATTTTGTTGGCAAATCTAAAAAAGCCATGAAAAGACAAAAAGGTAGGATAATTGGTAAAGAAGGAAGAACCAGAGAGATAATCAAGGAAATGACCGATACTGACGTTTCTGTTTATGGGAAAACCGTCTCTTTAATTGGAGATATGGAAAAAATAATGATTGCCAAAGAAGCAATAGAAATGATTTTACAGGGAATCAGACACAAAACTGTTTATGCATTTCTAGAGAAAAAAAGACATGAATTCAAGTTAAGAGAATTTCAAAAAACAGTTTCCCCTGAATAA
- the top6B gene encoding DNA topoisomerase VI subunit B — protein sequence MERQASELFEEFKELTASEFFRRNKQMLGFSGKIRSLTMVFHELITNSFDAAEEAGILPEIKIDLKRLDKDHYILRHRDNGPGIPEAFITKVFCTMFAGSKFRNIQSRGQQGLGCSGCVLLSQMTTGKPAKITSGYKENGEIKGVQMTFKMDVKKNQGLILDKKEIVLDSTGVCIELHFKDVSYSLSEQGAYEYIRRTMIANPHAKITFRDPTGHIYLFDRASAEIPPLPKEVLPHPRGVTADDLIFMAKHTDKRRFRSMLTSNLSRMSTKRVNEIEETTGIDLNKRPKDMKWEEAEQIVETFRKMDFMAPPTSGLIPIGQKQVEKGMIEILNPEFVAATTRKPVTYRGGVAFVIESGISYGGESGRLIGEQKKAEIMRFANRVPLTFDQGSCAITEGLKSIDWKRYGIRDLDNAPITVFVNIVSTNVPYLSTGKQSVAPEPEILHEVRQSTMKIARKLQKYLRAKKAEKEEAMRSQVFETYVPLILKEAAVLAETDVPEYDHVLSKVTRKPKILEELDDE from the coding sequence TTGGAAAGACAAGCTTCAGAACTCTTTGAAGAGTTTAAAGAACTTACAGCATCAGAGTTTTTCAGAAGAAATAAGCAAATGCTTGGATTTTCTGGTAAAATAAGATCACTTACAATGGTTTTCCACGAATTAATAACCAACAGTTTTGACGCTGCTGAAGAAGCAGGTATACTACCAGAAATAAAAATAGACCTGAAAAGATTGGATAAAGATCATTACATTTTAAGACATCGTGATAATGGACCTGGTATTCCAGAAGCTTTTATAACCAAAGTTTTCTGTACCATGTTTGCTGGATCAAAATTCAGAAATATTCAGTCCCGAGGACAGCAAGGATTAGGATGTAGTGGCTGTGTATTATTATCCCAGATGACAACTGGAAAGCCAGCTAAAATAACATCAGGATACAAAGAAAATGGTGAAATAAAAGGAGTTCAAATGACATTCAAAATGGATGTCAAAAAGAATCAGGGCCTAATATTAGACAAAAAAGAAATAGTGCTTGATTCAACTGGTGTATGTATAGAACTTCATTTTAAAGATGTTTCATATTCTCTAAGTGAACAGGGAGCATATGAATACATAAGAAGAACCATGATAGCTAATCCTCACGCTAAAATTACATTTAGAGATCCTACTGGACACATTTATCTATTTGATAGGGCCAGCGCTGAGATACCTCCACTTCCTAAGGAAGTTTTACCTCACCCCCGTGGTGTTACTGCTGATGATCTGATATTTATGGCTAAACATACTGATAAACGCAGATTTAGAAGTATGCTTACCAGTAATCTTTCCAGAATGTCCACTAAACGGGTAAATGAAATTGAAGAGACCACTGGAATAGATCTAAACAAAAGGCCTAAAGACATGAAATGGGAAGAAGCAGAACAAATTGTGGAAACCTTTAGAAAAATGGATTTCATGGCCCCACCAACCTCTGGTTTAATACCTATAGGTCAAAAACAGGTTGAAAAGGGTATGATTGAAATTTTGAATCCAGAATTTGTTGCGGCAACCACCAGAAAACCTGTCACCTACCGAGGAGGAGTGGCCTTTGTTATTGAGTCGGGTATATCATATGGAGGAGAATCTGGAAGACTGATCGGCGAGCAAAAGAAAGCCGAGATTATGAGATTTGCCAATAGAGTTCCCTTAACCTTTGATCAAGGAAGTTGTGCCATAACAGAAGGTCTGAAAAGTATAGACTGGAAACGTTATGGTATACGTGATTTAGATAATGCACCCATCACTGTCTTTGTGAATATTGTATCAACCAATGTTCCATATCTGTCAACTGGAAAGCAAAGCGTGGCACCAGAACCTGAAATTCTCCATGAAGTTAGACAATCAACCATGAAAATTGCAAGGAAACTGCAGAAATACTTAAGGGCTAAAAAGGCTGAAAAAGAGGAAGCAATGCGTTCCCAAGTATTTGAAACCTATGTGCCCCTTATATTAAAAGAAGCAGCAGTTCTAGCCGAAACAGATGTCCCTGAATATGACCATGTATTATCCAAGGTTACAAGAAAACCGAAAATATTAGAGGAGTTAGATGATGAATAG
- a CDS encoding DNA topoisomerase VI produces MNRKDIAINKLKSLGEMIIEDVQEMNVPAIKVPSRGTSNIVYDDIKRHYVLGDRFGKRSLGNVKQIKKIAQMVYMANFCKQLVRTQKTATLREMYYVSEGWDVDFGDQQESNIVGEDLEVTLGMTREDLGLMPEEDGASVYGELTIQEGDIEINAMKSGKSGYTISPTIDEVEFVDHNVKRVIAVETMGMFHRMVQENAYKKFDTLIVGLKGQAARATRRFLKRVNEELKLPVYVCNDGDPWGFHIAMVIISGSAKLAHVNHELATPDAKFLGVTASDIINYELPTDPLKDIDVLRLKELLKDPRYKDEFWKVEIKKMLKIGKKAEQQSFSKYGLEYVVDTYFPEKLESMESAQ; encoded by the coding sequence ATGAATAGGAAGGATATTGCAATCAATAAACTAAAAAGCCTGGGTGAGATGATAATAGAAGATGTACAGGAAATGAATGTCCCAGCCATAAAAGTTCCATCCCGTGGTACATCTAACATTGTTTACGATGACATTAAAAGGCATTACGTCTTAGGAGACCGTTTTGGTAAGCGTTCTCTGGGAAATGTTAAACAGATAAAAAAGATAGCCCAAATGGTTTACATGGCTAACTTCTGCAAACAATTAGTACGAACACAAAAAACTGCCACCCTGAGGGAGATGTACTATGTTTCCGAAGGATGGGATGTAGACTTTGGTGACCAGCAGGAATCTAACATTGTAGGTGAAGACCTGGAAGTTACCCTTGGAATGACCCGTGAAGACCTTGGATTAATGCCAGAAGAGGATGGAGCCTCTGTTTATGGTGAATTAACTATACAAGAGGGAGATATTGAAATTAATGCTATGAAATCCGGTAAATCTGGTTACACTATTTCACCCACAATTGATGAGGTTGAATTCGTAGACCATAATGTTAAACGGGTTATAGCAGTGGAAACCATGGGTATGTTCCACCGGATGGTCCAGGAAAATGCCTATAAAAAGTTCGACACCCTTATTGTAGGACTAAAAGGACAGGCTGCAAGAGCAACCAGAAGATTCCTTAAAAGAGTTAATGAAGAGTTGAAATTACCAGTCTATGTTTGTAACGACGGAGATCCATGGGGATTCCACATTGCCATGGTTATTATCTCAGGAAGTGCTAAACTAGCCCACGTAAATCATGAACTGGCAACACCTGACGCTAAGTTTTTAGGAGTAACTGCCAGTGATATTATAAACTATGAACTTCCAACCGATCCTTTAAAGGACATAGATGTTTTAAGGTTAAAAGAACTTCTTAAAGATCCCCGTTATAAGGATGAATTCTGGAAAGTTGAGATTAAGAAAATGCTTAAAATTGGCAAAAAGGCAGAACAGCAGTCCTTCTCTAAATATGGATTGGAATATGTTGTTGACACATATTTCCCTGAAAAATTAGAGTCTATGGAATCAGCACAATAA